A single window of Ovis canadensis isolate MfBH-ARS-UI-01 breed Bighorn chromosome 15, ARS-UI_OviCan_v2, whole genome shotgun sequence DNA harbors:
- the LOC138420478 gene encoding olfactory receptor 52A1, which produces MSIYNTTVFMPSEFTLIGIPGLESVQCWIGIPFCAMYLMAMIGNSLLLIIIKSEHSLHQPMYIFLGMLGVTDIALSTSIVPKMLGIFWFHVPEIHFDCCLLQMWLIHTFQGIESGILLAMALDRYVAICYPLRHAAIFSHQLVTQIAAMVTLRAAILVAPCLILIKIRLQFYHTTVISHSYCEHMAVVKLAAENIRVNKIYGLFVAFTVAGLDIVLITLSYIQIFITVFRLPQKEARLKAFNTCVAHICVFLQFYSLGFFSFFAHRFGSHIPPYIHILFSSTYLLVPPLLNPLVYGAKTKQIRVHMVKIFCSKNLL; this is translated from the coding sequence ATGTCCATTTACAACACCACAGTCTTCATGCCTTCTGAGTTCACACTAATAGGGATCCCAGGCCTAGAGTCTGTGCAGTGCTGGATTGGGATTCCATTTTGTGCCATGTATCTCATGGCTATGATTGGAAACTCCTTGCTTCTCATCATCATCAAATCAGAACACAGTCTCCATCAGCCCATGTACATTTTTCTAGGCATGCTAGGAGTCACAGATATTGCTCTCAGCACAAGCATTGTGCCCAAGATGCTTGGAATCTTCTGGTTTCATGTACCAGAAATACATTTTGATTGTTGCCTGCTTCAAATGTGGCTCATCCACACATTTCAGGGCATAGAGTCAGGCATCTTGCTGGCCATGGCCCTGGACCGCTATGTAGCCATCTGTTATCCACTCAGACATGCTGCCATCTTCTCCCATCAGTTAGTCACTCAAATAGCAGCTATGGTAACACTCAGGGCTGCCATTCTTGTAGCACCATGCCTAATATTGATAAAGATTCGATTACAATTTTACCATACAACAGTCATCTCTCATTCCTACTGTGAACATATGGCTGTCGTGAAACTGGCTGCAGAAAATATCAGGGTCAACAAAATTTATGGTTTGTTTGTGGCCTTCACTGTTGCGGGGCTTGACATTGTGTTAATCACGTTGTCCTACATACAGATATTCATCACAGTTTTTCGTTTGCCTCAGAAGGAGGCTAGGTTGAAAGCATTCAACACTTGTGTCGCTCACATCTGTGTCTTCCTCCAGTTCTACTCCCTtggtttcttctccttctttgcaCATAGATTTGGTTCCCACATCCCTCCTTATATTCACATCCTCTTTTCTAGCACTTATCTGCTGGTCCCTCCACTTCTCAATCCACTTGTTTATGGTGCAAAGACCAAGCAGATCCGTGTCCATatggtaaaaatattttgttcGAAAAATTTGCTGTGA